The Sphingopyxis fribergensis genome contains a region encoding:
- a CDS encoding MerR family transcriptional regulator: MAATAAIQIGELSRRTSCNIETIRYYERIGLLPVPPRRGRYRSYGREDVARLGFVRRARELGFTLDEVRALLGLAAGGQASCTEVRELAASHLQDVRARIADLRRMERVLADSVRACDAGQDPGCPLLDALGAEVRAA; this comes from the coding sequence ATGGCCGCAACCGCCGCGATCCAGATCGGCGAACTCTCGCGCCGTACCAGCTGCAACATCGAGACGATCCGCTATTACGAGCGGATCGGGCTGCTGCCCGTTCCGCCGCGGCGGGGCCGTTACCGCAGCTACGGTCGGGAGGACGTGGCTCGCCTGGGCTTCGTGCGCCGTGCGAGGGAGCTGGGCTTCACCCTTGACGAGGTGCGCGCCTTGCTCGGACTCGCGGCCGGCGGCCAGGCCTCCTGCACCGAAGTCCGCGAGCTCGCGGCGTCGCATCTGCAGGATGTGCGCGCGCGGATCGCGGACCTCAGGCGGATGGAACGGGTTCTGGCAGACTCGGTGCGAGCCTGCGATGCCGGTCAGGATCCGGGCTGTCCGCTGCTTGATGCGCTCGGCGCCGAGGTGCGGGCCGCGTGA
- a CDS encoding dihydrolipoyl dehydrogenase family protein, protein MAHYDLIVIGSGTAAQVAIGQVRAAGWSVAVIDHRPFGGTCALRGCDPKKMLVSGEEAIDAAARMAGHGVGGDLAIDWPSLMAFKRSFTDPVPAKQERRYAKLGVDAFHGLARFASPDAVAVDGRTLQAQHILIATGAGPIPLGIPGEELVSTSDAFLELETLPRRIVLIGGGYVAAEFSHLAARAGAEVTILQRASRLLPHFDPDLVGWLTPRFTALGIRIETGTAVTRVERNGDGLQVRASRQGAPDLEVACDLVIHAAGRRPDLGSLDLSTGQVAVQDGRLQLDAHLRSISNPRVYAAGDAAGVGPPLTPVSSHDAKIVAANLLQGPSREPDYRGVPSVAFTVPPIAAVGLSEEAARRSGLKFRVNAASTPDWFTARRLAEPVYGHKVLIDERTDLVLGAHLVGPNADEVINLFGLAIRHGLTAADLRSTMFAYPTGASDIGYML, encoded by the coding sequence ATGGCCCATTACGACCTGATCGTCATCGGCAGCGGAACAGCCGCCCAGGTCGCGATCGGCCAGGTCCGCGCCGCCGGATGGTCCGTCGCCGTCATCGACCACCGCCCGTTCGGCGGCACCTGTGCGCTACGGGGCTGCGATCCCAAGAAGATGCTGGTCAGCGGCGAAGAGGCGATCGATGCCGCCGCTCGCATGGCCGGACATGGTGTCGGCGGCGACCTGGCGATCGATTGGCCGAGCCTGATGGCGTTCAAGCGCAGCTTTACCGATCCGGTCCCCGCCAAGCAGGAACGCCGCTACGCCAAGCTGGGCGTCGACGCCTTCCACGGGCTAGCGCGCTTCGCAAGCCCGGACGCGGTCGCGGTCGACGGTCGGACGTTGCAGGCCCAGCATATCCTGATCGCAACCGGCGCGGGGCCGATCCCGCTCGGCATTCCAGGCGAGGAGCTGGTCAGCACGAGCGACGCTTTCCTCGAGCTGGAGACGCTGCCGCGCCGGATCGTGCTGATCGGCGGCGGCTATGTCGCCGCGGAGTTCTCGCATCTGGCCGCACGTGCCGGCGCCGAAGTCACGATCCTGCAGCGCGCTAGCCGGCTGCTGCCGCATTTCGATCCCGACCTGGTGGGCTGGCTCACACCGCGGTTCACGGCGCTCGGCATTCGCATCGAGACCGGCACCGCGGTCACACGGGTCGAGCGGAACGGGGACGGCCTGCAGGTGCGTGCCTCTCGCCAGGGAGCGCCGGACCTGGAGGTCGCCTGCGATCTCGTCATTCATGCTGCCGGGCGTCGTCCCGATCTCGGCAGCCTCGACCTGTCCACCGGGCAGGTCGCGGTGCAAGACGGACGACTGCAGCTCGATGCGCATCTGCGCAGCATTTCCAACCCGCGGGTCTATGCCGCCGGTGACGCCGCCGGCGTCGGGCCGCCCCTGACCCCGGTGTCGAGCCACGACGCGAAGATCGTCGCCGCGAACCTCCTGCAAGGTCCATCGCGCGAGCCCGACTATCGCGGTGTTCCGAGCGTCGCCTTCACCGTGCCGCCGATCGCCGCCGTCGGGCTTTCGGAAGAGGCGGCGCGCCGCAGCGGCCTCAAGTTCCGGGTTAACGCGGCCTCGACGCCGGACTGGTTCACCGCCCGCCGGCTCGCCGAGCCGGTCTATGGCCACAAAGTTCTGATCGACGAGCGGACGGACCTCGTCCTCGGCGCGCATCTCGTCGGGCCGAACGCCGACGAGGTGATCAACCTTTTCGGCCTGGCCATCCGCCACGGCCTCACCGCGGCCGATCTACGCTCCACCATGTTTGCCTATCCGACCGGCGCCTCGGATATCGGCTACATGCTCTAG
- the merB gene encoding mercuric reductase: MTLATPADAAPEPTVAFPDGTVVPDWTAVTAPSAHSALTALFAAFIGRRWHGIDSTEDEVRRAILRAYVTQGHAPAPVEIAAAVALPPGDVAAALHRLAGRDLVVLDGDGRVSGAYPFTDAPSEHQVEAAGITMGAMCALDALGICTIAPHASLIRSSCRQCRRSLAIHVHDRGCTLGDVVPEGILVWSGHRYTGGCAASSLCTQQAFFCHADHLEAWRMDGSVTARDGIRLTLREALQVGRAIFAPMLGGILPWPITT, encoded by the coding sequence GTGACGCTTGCCACCCCCGCTGACGCTGCCCCTGAACCGACGGTTGCATTCCCCGACGGCACCGTCGTCCCGGACTGGACTGCGGTCACCGCGCCAAGCGCCCATTCGGCCCTGACAGCGCTGTTCGCGGCATTTATCGGCCGCAGGTGGCATGGCATCGACAGCACCGAGGACGAGGTGCGGCGTGCCATCCTCCGGGCCTATGTCACCCAGGGCCACGCGCCGGCGCCGGTGGAGATCGCTGCCGCGGTTGCGCTCCCGCCCGGCGACGTGGCCGCAGCGCTCCACCGGCTCGCCGGACGTGATCTCGTGGTCCTCGACGGCGACGGCCGAGTGAGCGGCGCCTATCCTTTCACCGATGCTCCCAGTGAGCATCAGGTGGAGGCCGCGGGTATCACGATGGGAGCCATGTGCGCCCTCGACGCGCTGGGGATCTGCACGATCGCACCGCACGCCAGCCTCATCCGCTCGTCATGCCGCCAATGCCGGCGCTCGCTTGCGATCCATGTCCACGACCGGGGCTGCACCTTGGGCGACGTCGTGCCCGAGGGGATTCTCGTCTGGTCCGGTCATCGCTACACCGGCGGCTGTGCAGCGTCTTCGCTCTGCACTCAGCAGGCTTTCTTCTGCCATGCCGATCATCTTGAAGCCTGGCGTATGGACGGTTCCGTGACCGCCCGCGACGGCATTCGCCTGACCCTGCGCGAGGCCCTCCAGGTCGGCCGCGCGATCTTTGCACCGATGCTCGGAGGGATATTGCCATGGCCCATTACGACCTGA
- a CDS encoding DUF7007 domain-containing protein, producing MSPAPSVPATYGCTADGDLAALVDDTAYAAIPGPRGLRIANAWRLSKPMSQWRRDDFYGAIAVVADAVGFHDHIAELVQHREELLRFERKRGDGKLSTPWGQSQSSEIYADGVVFHSTASHGGFKLDRARNARMPAALRVAGGWYEEDAEWAKVATGFPDLFTAYERRHAEKTLRDYYPNCWEAIHDRFLAPGESVENDRRLFGEKHRHDWVVVSAIRSREKPGMTDCVARLGGRRNRGHERRFLVPSDEYVAGRFGFVIDEARHLEV from the coding sequence ATGAGCCCGGCGCCTTCGGTCCCGGCCACCTATGGATGCACCGCCGACGGCGATCTCGCCGCGCTTGTCGACGACACCGCCTATGCCGCCATTCCCGGCCCCCGCGGACTCCGGATTGCGAACGCCTGGCGGCTCAGCAAGCCTATGAGCCAATGGCGGCGCGATGATTTCTATGGCGCAATCGCCGTTGTCGCGGATGCAGTAGGGTTTCATGACCATATCGCCGAACTGGTCCAGCACCGGGAGGAATTGCTGCGGTTCGAACGCAAGCGTGGCGATGGCAAGCTGTCGACGCCGTGGGGCCAATCTCAATCGAGTGAGATCTATGCCGATGGGGTGGTCTTCCATTCCACGGCGAGCCATGGCGGCTTCAAGCTCGATCGCGCGCGCAACGCGAGAATGCCCGCGGCCTTGCGGGTTGCCGGGGGCTGGTACGAGGAAGATGCAGAATGGGCGAAGGTCGCGACTGGCTTTCCCGATCTCTTCACGGCCTATGAACGGCGTCACGCTGAGAAGACCCTGCGCGACTATTACCCAAATTGTTGGGAGGCGATCCACGACCGTTTCCTGGCGCCCGGTGAATCCGTCGAGAATGATCGGCGGCTCTTTGGCGAGAAGCACCGGCACGATTGGGTGGTCGTATCGGCGATCCGTTCCAGGGAAAAACCTGGCATGACGGATTGCGTCGCCCGGCTCGGCGGGCGACGCAATCGGGGTCATGAACGGCGCTTCCTGGTTCCATCCGACGAGTATGTCGCCGGACGCTTCGGGTTCGTAATCGACGAGGCCCGGCACCTGGAAGTCTGA
- a CDS encoding DUF6915 family protein: MGHCYHHALSSVRKWGGSAEDYLPLHQWFDESKAITADFRHRALRHHAEGIFMLERFFGATITVSSGRVVPVRLIGEQHILEDLGFIPSFADWVRCIRPQPWMGRAQPIHKLVDPFAIESPPAS, encoded by the coding sequence ATGGGCCATTGCTATCATCACGCGCTCTCGTCCGTGCGGAAATGGGGCGGCTCGGCCGAGGATTATCTGCCGCTGCACCAGTGGTTCGACGAGTCCAAGGCGATCACCGCTGACTTCCGCCATCGTGCACTGCGCCACCATGCCGAGGGCATTTTCATGCTCGAACGCTTTTTCGGCGCGACCATCACGGTCTCAAGCGGGCGGGTCGTTCCCGTCCGGTTGATCGGCGAACAACATATCCTCGAAGACCTCGGCTTCATTCCGAGCTTCGCGGACTGGGTTCGCTGCATCCGGCCGCAACCCTGGATGGGCCGCGCGCAGCCGATCCACAAGCTGGTGGACCCTTTCGCGATCGAAAGTCCGCCAGCGTCCTGA
- a CDS encoding GDCCVxC domain-containing (seleno)protein, with protein MSDVVPELHSTLTCPHCGHQATETMPTNACQFFYDCRGCGAVLKPKQGDCCVFCSYGDVPCPPIQIEGKGASCCG; from the coding sequence ATGTCTGACGTCGTTCCGGAGCTGCACTCGACCCTGACCTGTCCGCACTGCGGACATCAGGCGACCGAGACGATGCCGACCAACGCATGCCAGTTTTTCTATGACTGCCGGGGCTGCGGCGCGGTCCTCAAGCCCAAGCAGGGCGATTGCTGCGTCTTTTGTTCCTATGGCGACGTTCCGTGTCCGCCGATCCAGATCGAGGGCAAGGGCGCGTCCTGCTGCGGCTGA
- a CDS encoding SOS response-associated peptidase family protein, with the protein MISCDPYRRIYGATRRGDAEDLTTLYRCRTALSEVRDHFDARVPARAAWSAEVWPERTGLVVYRKNRERFAEPMRWGIPRTILDGVRNRRAVSTAMWFNRRKVEETARFQNPWRCLIVMDSFAYPAGQSGARKRMWFGVEDRPIFAWAGVWAEVDDEKRFCGLLAEANDVVQGRSMPVILDRDDYNLWLGGRFDRASPLANRPYSETRMYEETLGEPWKGSGSEGP; encoded by the coding sequence ATGATCTCCTGCGATCCGTATCGACGGATTTACGGAGCCACGAGGCGTGGGGACGCAGAGGATTTGACGACGCTCTATCGCTGCCGGACCGCGCTGAGCGAAGTGCGAGACCATTTCGATGCCCGCGTTCCGGCTCGGGCCGCCTGGTCGGCCGAAGTCTGGCCAGAGCGCACCGGCCTGGTGGTGTATCGGAAAAACAGGGAGCGTTTCGCAGAGCCAATGCGATGGGGCATACCGCGGACAATTCTCGATGGGGTGCGCAACCGACGCGCCGTTTCGACGGCGATGTGGTTCAATCGCAGGAAAGTCGAGGAAACGGCGAGATTTCAGAACCCGTGGCGCTGCCTGATCGTCATGGACTCGTTCGCCTATCCGGCGGGCCAGTCGGGCGCACGCAAGCGCATGTGGTTCGGTGTCGAGGACAGGCCGATTTTCGCCTGGGCCGGCGTGTGGGCCGAGGTGGACGACGAAAAGCGCTTCTGCGGCCTGCTCGCGGAAGCAAACGACGTCGTACAGGGACGTTCCATGCCCGTCATCCTTGACCGCGATGACTATAATCTGTGGCTTGGAGGCCGGTTCGACAGGGCATCGCCGCTCGCCAACCGGCCCTATTCGGAAACACGAATGTATGAGGAAACGCTGGGAGAGCCGTGGAAGGGCAGCGGCAGCGAAGGACCGTGA
- a CDS encoding tyrosine-type recombinase/integrase, with amino-acid sequence MSIITVCERRDARGLDAHVPLILRGDALYDPDLDRFFVDLPLAGIRSRHSLRAYAYDVAVWLRFLDACGTTIWDAARDDVTAYHRARRRGDAAQRISAASWNRAVASLDRLYRWGKSQGLIAEAPFSRRAIWRPAHGGRRGMIAARNDAYERTAKRSDVRFVTMDDYRIFRDVGLRGLALDGTERPGARDRNGLRNALFADLLVTTGLRLEEASGLLADELAAIDHDHDQAQQLWLRLPPPLTKGDRGRSVLVPRRLLRQITAYVAVERAAGVTKFAARDGAARFERPIHVTRAGLDRMRDVCTPEERCRLILCDEDGTPREPVALWLTEVGQPVRPNSWEVIFTRACKRCEENGFPLSISPHQLRHTFAVHMLALLIQQRLREAALPVGPVETYRLILGDPLQQVQRLLGHASLATTYVYLDHIATRADTVDAAVEELLALLPGPQGA; translated from the coding sequence GTGTCGATCATTACCGTTTGCGAGCGCCGCGACGCCAGGGGGCTCGACGCGCATGTGCCGCTGATCCTGCGGGGAGACGCTCTCTATGATCCCGATCTCGACCGCTTCTTTGTCGACCTGCCGCTAGCGGGGATCCGCTCGCGCCATTCGCTGCGCGCCTACGCCTATGACGTTGCGGTGTGGCTTCGCTTCCTCGATGCCTGCGGCACGACGATATGGGACGCGGCCCGCGACGATGTGACCGCCTATCACCGCGCGCGGCGGCGCGGCGACGCCGCCCAGCGGATCAGCGCGGCAAGCTGGAACCGGGCAGTCGCCAGCCTCGATCGCCTCTACCGCTGGGGTAAGAGCCAAGGGCTGATTGCCGAAGCGCCGTTCAGTCGGCGCGCTATATGGCGACCGGCGCATGGGGGGCGTCGGGGCATGATCGCCGCGCGCAACGACGCCTATGAACGCACTGCCAAGCGATCGGATGTGCGGTTCGTCACGATGGACGACTACCGCATTTTCCGCGACGTCGGTCTGCGCGGCCTCGCCCTTGACGGTACGGAACGCCCCGGCGCTCGCGATCGCAACGGGCTGCGCAACGCGCTGTTCGCCGATCTTCTCGTCACAACCGGCCTGCGTCTCGAAGAGGCGTCGGGCCTGCTCGCCGATGAGCTTGCGGCCATCGATCACGACCACGATCAGGCTCAGCAGCTTTGGCTGCGCCTGCCGCCGCCGCTCACCAAGGGCGACCGCGGACGCAGCGTCCTGGTCCCGCGCCGGCTCCTTCGTCAGATCACCGCCTATGTCGCCGTCGAGCGCGCCGCGGGCGTGACCAAGTTCGCCGCGCGCGACGGTGCGGCCAGGTTCGAGCGACCGATCCACGTCACCCGCGCCGGTCTCGACCGCATGCGCGATGTCTGCACCCCGGAGGAACGATGCCGCCTGATCCTGTGCGACGAGGATGGAACGCCCCGCGAGCCGGTGGCGCTATGGCTGACCGAGGTCGGGCAGCCTGTCCGCCCCAACTCGTGGGAGGTGATCTTCACCCGGGCCTGCAAGCGGTGCGAGGAGAACGGCTTCCCGCTGTCGATCAGCCCGCACCAGCTTCGCCACACCTTCGCAGTCCATATGCTCGCTCTGCTGATCCAGCAGCGACTGCGCGAGGCCGCACTGCCGGTGGGGCCGGTGGAGACCTATCGGCTGATCCTGGGCGACCCGCTGCAACAGGTGCAACGCCTGCTCGGCCACGCGAGCCTCGCCACCACCTATGTCTATCTCGACCATATCGCGACCCGCGCCGATACGGTGGATGCGGCCGTCGAGGAGCTGCTGGCGCTGTTGCCGGGACCGCAGGGCGCATGA
- a CDS encoding DUF6878 family protein, which produces MSNTPFVPTFDMTAFLAHQAEYEKRASEIFPANKAAVLSVLAGSGITLVTVRFDGSGDSGQIEEIDARSGESSADLPDTSVEIARCEFHDEEVRHVTVPLPDAIEAMCYDLLESKHGGWENNEGGYGEFTFDVAAGTVRFDFNYRIERSENHYYEL; this is translated from the coding sequence ATGAGCAATACGCCTTTTGTTCCCACGTTCGACATGACCGCCTTCCTGGCGCACCAGGCGGAATATGAGAAACGAGCGAGCGAGATTTTTCCCGCCAATAAGGCTGCTGTCCTGTCTGTTCTGGCAGGATCTGGCATCACCCTTGTCACCGTGCGGTTCGATGGCAGTGGGGACAGCGGCCAGATCGAGGAGATTGACGCGCGTTCTGGTGAAAGCAGTGCCGACCTGCCCGACACATCTGTCGAGATCGCCCGCTGTGAATTTCACGACGAGGAGGTCCGCCATGTAACGGTCCCGCTCCCGGATGCGATCGAGGCCATGTGTTACGACCTCCTCGAAAGCAAGCACGGCGGCTGGGAGAACAATGAAGGCGGCTATGGCGAGTTCACCTTTGACGTCGCCGCCGGGACTGTCCGTTTCGATTTCAATTATCGGATCGAACGGTCTGAAAACCATTATTACGAGCTGTAG
- a CDS encoding ArdC family protein, which yields MPTQVRADVYTRVTEAILAAIEAGTGNWRMPWHHSGADVTRPTNIASGKPYRGINTVSLWAAAYGGGYASGVWGTYRQWQDRGAQVRKGEQASLGVLWKEISRRDDEQDDEDGGKGRRLFARAFSLFNADQVDGYAPEPGPVLPESERLAAAEAFIAALGIDTVYGSSSAYYHLGEDRIYMPHFATFRSAHGFYGTHIHECAHASGAAHRLDRDFSARWTKDALAMEEATAELTASFLLADLGIAHDPRPDHAAYIASWLQVLKNDSRAIFTAASKAQAAADWMHAQQP from the coding sequence ATGCCAACTCAGGTACGAGCCGACGTCTATACTCGGGTCACCGAGGCGATCCTTGCAGCGATCGAAGCCGGTACGGGCAACTGGCGCATGCCATGGCATCACAGCGGCGCCGATGTCACCCGGCCGACCAACATCGCCAGCGGCAAGCCCTATCGCGGCATCAACACGGTGTCGCTCTGGGCGGCGGCCTATGGCGGCGGCTATGCGAGCGGGGTCTGGGGCACTTATCGTCAGTGGCAGGACCGCGGCGCCCAGGTCCGCAAGGGCGAGCAGGCCAGCCTCGGCGTCCTCTGGAAGGAGATCAGCCGGCGCGACGACGAGCAGGATGACGAAGATGGCGGCAAGGGACGGCGGCTCTTCGCCCGGGCGTTCAGCCTGTTCAACGCCGATCAGGTCGACGGCTACGCGCCCGAGCCCGGGCCGGTCCTGCCCGAGAGCGAGCGCCTTGCGGCCGCCGAGGCCTTCATCGCCGCGCTCGGTATCGACACGGTCTACGGGTCGAGCAGCGCCTATTACCATCTCGGCGAAGACCGCATCTACATGCCGCACTTCGCAACCTTCCGTAGCGCGCATGGATTCTACGGCACCCATATCCACGAGTGTGCCCATGCCAGCGGCGCGGCGCATCGGCTCGACCGGGATTTCAGCGCCAGGTGGACCAAGGACGCGCTCGCGATGGAGGAAGCGACCGCCGAGCTGACCGCCTCGTTCCTGCTTGCCGACCTCGGCATCGCGCACGATCCGCGTCCCGATCATGCCGCCTATATCGCCTCCTGGCTTCAGGTGCTGAAGAACGACAGCCGCGCGATCTTCACTGCGGCCAGCAAGGCGCAGGCGGCGGCCGATTGGATGCACGCCCAGCAGCCGTGA
- a CDS encoding ParB N-terminal domain-containing protein — protein sequence MAKAPSKITLNQSRNIPFDRLVLSQSNVRRVKHGVTIEHLANDIERRGLLTGLNVRPVLDEAGEDTGMFEIPAGGRRYSALAILVKRKRLAKDAPVPCVVKAANDPVLAEEDSLAENSEREPLHPLDEFRAMKTLFDKGEQEEAIAAHFRVTPAVVRQRLKLASVSPTLHECYAEGDMTLDQLMAFTVSDDHQRQEDLWGQLAHSSNKSPWFIKSRLLEDKVEVTEKRVRFIGLDAYIAAGGAGPIRDLFEPDDGGWLSDPALLDRLVDEKLRAEGDAVMAEGWKWVETLVDLPYGYDEDCRAIASQVQPLTEVQEARIVALRAEADALEAEWDGKPDVPEDVELRISAIDAELGVLAQSNRVFDPAEIANAGVFIGLEEDGTLYIDRGYVRAEDELEADDAGEGGDEASHAGSDDASDEIGGETADRESSRAPSRPAPNDDDDDGEVIKPLPDRLVAELTAARTLALQDAFAQSPSVAFAAVLHAMVLSVFYMGRTESCMELAVHRVSMPFQGADLRNSPSAASIQERHTRWKERLPQSDKDVWDALQQLDGGEQASLFAHCAAYCVNAQWEPVPKHGGGRVSAHGVARRIDHANVLARAVGLDMIGAGWRPTFDNYLNRVAKPRILEAVAEATGPQTAGLIDHLKKGDMAREAERLLADANWLPEPLRTPVIEEPLPLTDEADALPAFLDEDDSYADQEGDDEYAIAA from the coding sequence ATGGCGAAAGCCCCATCGAAGATCACCCTCAACCAGTCCCGGAACATTCCGTTCGACAGGCTGGTCCTGTCGCAATCGAACGTCCGCCGCGTGAAGCATGGCGTGACCATCGAGCATCTGGCCAATGATATCGAACGCCGCGGCCTGCTGACCGGCCTCAATGTCCGCCCTGTGCTCGACGAGGCTGGTGAAGACACCGGCATGTTCGAAATCCCCGCCGGCGGCCGCCGCTACAGCGCGCTGGCGATCCTCGTGAAGCGCAAGCGGCTCGCCAAGGACGCCCCGGTTCCGTGCGTGGTCAAGGCCGCGAATGATCCGGTCCTGGCTGAAGAGGATTCGCTCGCCGAAAACAGCGAACGCGAACCGCTCCACCCGCTCGACGAGTTCCGGGCGATGAAGACCCTGTTCGACAAGGGCGAGCAGGAGGAAGCGATCGCCGCCCATTTCCGCGTCACCCCCGCCGTCGTGCGCCAGCGCCTCAAGCTCGCATCGGTCTCGCCCACGCTGCATGAATGCTATGCCGAAGGCGACATGACCCTCGACCAGCTCATGGCGTTCACGGTCAGCGACGATCACCAGCGCCAGGAGGATTTGTGGGGGCAACTCGCGCACAGCAGCAACAAGTCGCCCTGGTTCATCAAGTCCAGGCTGCTGGAGGACAAGGTCGAGGTGACGGAGAAGCGCGTCCGCTTCATCGGGCTGGACGCCTATATCGCTGCGGGCGGCGCCGGTCCGATCCGCGACCTGTTCGAACCCGACGATGGCGGCTGGCTCTCCGATCCCGCGCTGCTCGATCGTTTGGTCGATGAGAAGCTGCGCGCGGAAGGCGACGCTGTCATGGCCGAAGGCTGGAAGTGGGTCGAGACGCTGGTCGATCTTCCCTATGGCTATGACGAGGACTGCCGCGCCATCGCCAGCCAGGTGCAGCCGCTGACCGAGGTGCAGGAAGCGCGGATCGTCGCCCTGCGGGCCGAGGCCGATGCGCTTGAGGCCGAGTGGGACGGCAAGCCCGATGTTCCGGAGGACGTGGAACTGCGTATCTCCGCCATCGACGCCGAGCTTGGCGTTCTCGCCCAGAGCAACCGGGTGTTCGATCCTGCCGAGATCGCCAATGCCGGCGTGTTCATTGGTCTGGAGGAAGACGGCACGCTCTATATCGACCGTGGCTATGTCCGCGCCGAGGATGAGCTGGAGGCTGACGATGCCGGCGAAGGTGGCGATGAAGCGTCCCATGCCGGATCGGATGATGCGTCCGATGAGATCGGCGGCGAAACGGCCGATCGCGAGTCCAGCAGGGCCCCGTCCAGGCCCGCTCCGAACGATGACGATGATGACGGTGAGGTCATCAAGCCGCTCCCGGACCGTCTCGTCGCCGAGCTGACCGCCGCCCGCACGCTGGCGCTTCAGGATGCCTTCGCGCAGTCGCCTTCGGTCGCGTTCGCCGCCGTGCTGCACGCCATGGTGCTGTCGGTCTTCTACATGGGCCGCACCGAAAGCTGCATGGAGCTGGCTGTCCACCGCGTCTCCATGCCGTTCCAGGGCGCGGACCTGCGTAACAGTCCATCGGCGGCATCCATCCAGGAACGGCACACCCGCTGGAAGGAGCGTCTCCCCCAATCCGACAAGGATGTGTGGGATGCGCTCCAGCAGCTCGACGGCGGCGAACAGGCCAGTCTGTTCGCCCATTGCGCAGCCTATTGTGTGAACGCGCAGTGGGAGCCGGTTCCCAAGCATGGCGGTGGCCGTGTCTCGGCGCACGGCGTCGCGCGCCGCATCGACCATGCCAATGTACTGGCCCGCGCCGTGGGTCTCGACATGATCGGCGCAGGCTGGCGCCCGACCTTCGACAACTACCTCAACCGGGTCGCGAAGCCGCGCATCCTTGAGGCGGTCGCCGAGGCGACGGGGCCGCAGACCGCCGGGCTGATCGACCATCTGAAGAAGGGCGACATGGCGCGCGAGGCCGAACGCTTGCTCGCCGATGCGAATTGGCTGCCCGAACCGCTTCGGACGCCTGTGATCGAGGAACCGCTGCCGCTGACGGATGAGGCTGACGCGCTGCCGGCGTTCCTCGATGAGGATGACAGCTACGCCGACCAGGAGGGCGACGACGAATACGCTATCGCCGCCTGA
- a CDS encoding DUF2958 domain-containing protein produces the protein MANAADPSADHLPVAKFFNPVGAGVWLATLLEPDGDTLHGIADLDMDCVDYGTFSLSELQGLDVGLQLGVERDILFETTAPISVWIDIADIARGIRAAERIIARLEREG, from the coding sequence ATCGCCAATGCGGCCGACCCAAGCGCTGACCATCTGCCGGTCGCGAAATTCTTCAACCCCGTGGGCGCGGGCGTGTGGCTTGCGACCTTGCTCGAACCCGATGGCGATACCCTGCACGGCATCGCCGATCTCGACATGGATTGCGTCGACTATGGCACCTTCAGCCTTTCCGAATTGCAAGGTCTCGACGTCGGGCTCCAGCTTGGCGTCGAGCGCGACATCCTGTTCGAGACGACGGCGCCGATCTCGGTGTGGATCGATATCGCCGACATAGCCCGCGGCATCCGGGCGGCTGAGCGCATCATCGCTCGGCTAGAGCGGGAGGGCTGA
- a CDS encoding ArdC family protein → MARKFKSRPAGHDRPTLYQDITEKIIAELEAGRVPWVQPWASAKAPLQMPHNASSNRCYSGINILILWHAVVSRGFSSNAFLTFRQALELGGNVCKGATGTTVVYAHRFTPGNERRQAAEEGRTPGTIPFLKRFTVFNLDQCEGLPDAYTAEIPRPDPDQILPEAEALITATGADFRIGGDQAYYDVANDRVCVPPPSRYFDPINWNRTAFHELGHWTGSRGRLDRDQSGRFGSETYGREELVALSGQSAPPATLQ, encoded by the coding sequence ATGGCACGCAAGTTCAAATCCCGGCCGGCAGGTCATGACCGGCCCACCCTCTATCAGGACATCACCGAGAAGATCATTGCCGAGCTGGAAGCCGGTCGCGTTCCCTGGGTCCAGCCTTGGGCATCGGCCAAGGCCCCGCTCCAGATGCCGCACAACGCGTCGAGCAACCGCTGCTATTCCGGGATCAATATTCTCATTCTGTGGCACGCGGTGGTCTCGCGGGGCTTTTCGAGCAACGCTTTCCTGACCTTCCGCCAGGCGCTCGAACTCGGTGGCAATGTCTGCAAGGGCGCGACCGGCACCACCGTCGTTTACGCCCATCGCTTCACCCCCGGCAACGAACGGCGCCAGGCTGCCGAGGAAGGCCGCACTCCAGGCACGATACCGTTCCTGAAACGCTTCACGGTGTTCAACCTGGACCAGTGCGAAGGCCTGCCTGACGCCTATACCGCCGAGATCCCGCGACCCGATCCCGATCAGATCCTTCCCGAAGCGGAAGCTCTGATCACAGCGACGGGTGCGGATTTCCGTATTGGCGGAGATCAGGCTTATTATGACGTGGCGAACGACCGGGTCTGCGTCCCACCTCCCTCGCGCTACTTCGATCCAATCAATTGGAATCGAACGGCTTTTCACGAACTCGGTCACTGGACGGGCAGCCGGGGTCGCCTCGACCGGGATCAGAGCGGCCGCTTCGGTTCGGAGACATATGGACGCGAGGAACTGGTCGCGTTATCTGGACAGTCTGCGCCGCCCGCAACATTGCAGTAA